A part of Hippopotamus amphibius kiboko isolate mHipAmp2 chromosome 16, mHipAmp2.hap2, whole genome shotgun sequence genomic DNA contains:
- the BCL3 gene encoding B-cell lymphoma 3 protein isoform X3: protein MPRCPAGTMDEGPVDLRTRPKAAGPPGAALPLRKRPLRAPSPEPAAPRGAAGPVVPPDPLRGGPDAPAVPAPPHGLARPEAVYYQGPLLSLYPAMGSPFPLLNLPTPLYPMVCSMEHPLSADIAMATRADEDGDTPLHIAVVQGNLPAVHRLVSLFQHGGRELDIYNNLRQTPLHLAVITTLPSVVRLLVMAGASPMALDRHGQTAAHLACEHRSPACLRALLDSAAGGTMDLEARNYDECQEAVLLLLEHGADIDAVDIKSGRSPLIHAVENNSLSMVQLLLQHGANVNAQMYSGSSALHSASGRGLLPLVRTLVRSGADSGLKNCHNDTPLMVARSRRVIDILRGKATRPAPASQPEPSPDRSATTSPESSSRLSSNGLLSASPPSSPSQSPPKDPPGFPMAPPNFFLPPSSPPTFLPFAGVLRAPGRPVPPSPAPGGS from the exons ATGCCCCGATGCCCCGCGGGGACCATGGACGAGGGGCCCGTGGACCTGCGCACCCGGCCCAAGGCcgcgggaccccccggcgccgcGCTGCCGCTCCGCAAGCGCCCTCTGCGCGCGCCCTCCCCGGAGCCCGCCGCCCCCCGCGGCGCTGCAGGCCCCGTCGTCCCCCCGGATCCCCTCCGCGGTGGCCCCGACGCACCGGCGGTGCCCGCGCCCCCCCACGGTCTGGCCCGGCCAGAGGCAGTTTACTACCAGG GACCTTTACTGTCCCTGTACCCCGCCATGGGctctccctttcctctgctgAACCTGCCTACACCCCTCTACCCCATGGTGTGCTCCATGGAACACCCCCTGTCAGCTGACATCGCCATGGCCACCCGTGCGGATGAGGATGGAGACAC GCCACTCCACATTGCCGTGGTGCAGGGCAACCTGCCAGCTGTGCATCGGCTAGTCAGCCTCTTCCAGCATGGCGGCCGGGAGCTGGATATCTACAACAACCTCCGGCAG ACACCGCTACACCTGGCCGTGATCACCACTTTGCCGTCTGTGGTTCGCCTCCTGGTGATGGCCGGAGCCAGCCCCATGGCACTGGACCGCCACGGCCAGACGGCAGCCCACCTGGCGTGCGAGCACCGCAGCCCGGCCTGCCTGCGGGCCCTGCTGGACAGCGCGGCAGGGGGCACCATGGACCTGGAGGCCCGCAATTATGACG AGTGCCAAGAAGCGGTGCTGCTCTTGCTGGAGCACGGCGCGGACATCGACGCGGTG GACATTAAGAGCGGCCGCTCCCCACTCATCCACGCTGTGGAAAACAACAGCCTTAGCATGGTGCAGCTGCTGCTGCAG CACGGCGCCAACGTGAACGCGCAGATGTACTCGGGCAGCTCTGCGCTGCACTCGGCGTCCGGCCGAGGGCTCCTCCCGCTCGTGCGCACGCTGGTCCGCAGCGGCGCCGACAGCGGCCTCAAGAACTGTCACAACGACACGCCGCTCATGGTGGCGCGCAGCCGCCGG GTCATCGACATCTTGAGAGGGAAGGCCACACGGCCTgctcctgcatcccagcctgAACCCTCCCCCGACCGGAGTGCCACCACCTCCCCTGAGAGCAGCAGCCGTCTCAGCTCCAATG GTCTTCTGTCAGCATCACCGCCTTCCTCGCCCTCCCAGTCTCCCCCCAAGGACCCCCCTGGATTCCCCATGGCTCCCCccaatttcttccttcctccctcatctCCACCAACCTTCCTGCCCTTTGCCGGGGTCCTCAGAGCCCCTGGCCGGCCGgtgcccccctccccagctccaggaGGCAGCTGA
- the BCL3 gene encoding B-cell lymphoma 3 protein isoform X2 translates to MPRCPAGTMDEGPVDLRTRPKAAGPPGAALPLRKRPLRAPSPEPAAPRGAAGPVVPPDPLRGGPDAPAVPAPPHGLARPEAVYYQGPLLSLYPAMGSPFPLLNLPTPLYPMVCSMEHPLSADIAMATRADEDGDTPLHIAVVQGNLPAVHRLVSLFQHGGRELDIYNNLRQTPLHLAVITTLPSVVRLLVMAGASPMALDRHGQTAAHLACEHRSPACLRALLDSAAGGTMDLEARNYDGLTALHVAVNTECQEAVLLLLEHGADIDAVDIKSGRSPLIHAVENNSLSMVQLLLQHGANVNAQMYSGSSALHSASGRGLLPLVRTLVRSGADSGLKNCHNDTPLMVARSRRVIDILRGKATRPAPASQPEPSPDRSATTSPESSSRLSSNGLLSASPPSSPSQSPPKDPPGFPMAPPNFFLPPSSPPTFLPFAGVLRAPGRPVPPSPAPGGS, encoded by the exons ATGCCCCGATGCCCCGCGGGGACCATGGACGAGGGGCCCGTGGACCTGCGCACCCGGCCCAAGGCcgcgggaccccccggcgccgcGCTGCCGCTCCGCAAGCGCCCTCTGCGCGCGCCCTCCCCGGAGCCCGCCGCCCCCCGCGGCGCTGCAGGCCCCGTCGTCCCCCCGGATCCCCTCCGCGGTGGCCCCGACGCACCGGCGGTGCCCGCGCCCCCCCACGGTCTGGCCCGGCCAGAGGCAGTTTACTACCAGG GACCTTTACTGTCCCTGTACCCCGCCATGGGctctccctttcctctgctgAACCTGCCTACACCCCTCTACCCCATGGTGTGCTCCATGGAACACCCCCTGTCAGCTGACATCGCCATGGCCACCCGTGCGGATGAGGATGGAGACAC GCCACTCCACATTGCCGTGGTGCAGGGCAACCTGCCAGCTGTGCATCGGCTAGTCAGCCTCTTCCAGCATGGCGGCCGGGAGCTGGATATCTACAACAACCTCCGGCAG ACACCGCTACACCTGGCCGTGATCACCACTTTGCCGTCTGTGGTTCGCCTCCTGGTGATGGCCGGAGCCAGCCCCATGGCACTGGACCGCCACGGCCAGACGGCAGCCCACCTGGCGTGCGAGCACCGCAGCCCGGCCTGCCTGCGGGCCCTGCTGGACAGCGCGGCAGGGGGCACCATGGACCTGGAGGCCCGCAATTATGACG GGCTCACCGCCCTGCACGTGGCCGTGAACACAGAGTGCCAAGAAGCGGTGCTGCTCTTGCTGGAGCACGGCGCGGACATCGACGCGGTG GACATTAAGAGCGGCCGCTCCCCACTCATCCACGCTGTGGAAAACAACAGCCTTAGCATGGTGCAGCTGCTGCTGCAG CACGGCGCCAACGTGAACGCGCAGATGTACTCGGGCAGCTCTGCGCTGCACTCGGCGTCCGGCCGAGGGCTCCTCCCGCTCGTGCGCACGCTGGTCCGCAGCGGCGCCGACAGCGGCCTCAAGAACTGTCACAACGACACGCCGCTCATGGTGGCGCGCAGCCGCCGG GTCATCGACATCTTGAGAGGGAAGGCCACACGGCCTgctcctgcatcccagcctgAACCCTCCCCCGACCGGAGTGCCACCACCTCCCCTGAGAGCAGCAGCCGTCTCAGCTCCAATG GTCTTCTGTCAGCATCACCGCCTTCCTCGCCCTCCCAGTCTCCCCCCAAGGACCCCCCTGGATTCCCCATGGCTCCCCccaatttcttccttcctccctcatctCCACCAACCTTCCTGCCCTTTGCCGGGGTCCTCAGAGCCCCTGGCCGGCCGgtgcccccctccccagctccaggaGGCAGCTGA
- the BCL3 gene encoding B-cell lymphoma 3 protein isoform X1, whose amino-acid sequence MPRCPAGTMDEGPVDLRTRPKAAGPPGAALPLRKRPLRAPSPEPAAPRGAAGPVVPPDPLRGGPDAPAVPAPPHGLARPEAVYYQGPLLSLYPAMGSPFPLLNLPTPLYPMVCSMEHPLSADIAMATRADEDGDTPLHIAVVQGNLPAVHRLVSLFQHGGRELDIYNNLRQTPLHLAVITTLPSVVRLLVMAGASPMALDRHGQTAAHLACEHRSPACLRALLDSAAGGTMDLEARNYDGLTALHVAVNTECQEAVLLLLEHGADIDAVDIKSGRSPLIHAVENNSLSMVQLLLQHGANVNAQMYSGSSALHSASGRGLLPLVRTLVRSGADSGLKNCHNDTPLMVARSRRVIDILRGKATRPAPASQPEPSPDRSATTSPESSSRLSSNGEKPPPSLQPLSTLLPQNPGAGTPSPLLPGSNVSLPSPLLSGLFPQVFCQHHRLPRPPSLPPRTPLDSPWLPPISSFLPHLHQPSCPLPGSSEPLAGRCPPPQLQEAAERDGGADLGLMRRDLAALWGQPSWKL is encoded by the exons ATGCCCCGATGCCCCGCGGGGACCATGGACGAGGGGCCCGTGGACCTGCGCACCCGGCCCAAGGCcgcgggaccccccggcgccgcGCTGCCGCTCCGCAAGCGCCCTCTGCGCGCGCCCTCCCCGGAGCCCGCCGCCCCCCGCGGCGCTGCAGGCCCCGTCGTCCCCCCGGATCCCCTCCGCGGTGGCCCCGACGCACCGGCGGTGCCCGCGCCCCCCCACGGTCTGGCCCGGCCAGAGGCAGTTTACTACCAGG GACCTTTACTGTCCCTGTACCCCGCCATGGGctctccctttcctctgctgAACCTGCCTACACCCCTCTACCCCATGGTGTGCTCCATGGAACACCCCCTGTCAGCTGACATCGCCATGGCCACCCGTGCGGATGAGGATGGAGACAC GCCACTCCACATTGCCGTGGTGCAGGGCAACCTGCCAGCTGTGCATCGGCTAGTCAGCCTCTTCCAGCATGGCGGCCGGGAGCTGGATATCTACAACAACCTCCGGCAG ACACCGCTACACCTGGCCGTGATCACCACTTTGCCGTCTGTGGTTCGCCTCCTGGTGATGGCCGGAGCCAGCCCCATGGCACTGGACCGCCACGGCCAGACGGCAGCCCACCTGGCGTGCGAGCACCGCAGCCCGGCCTGCCTGCGGGCCCTGCTGGACAGCGCGGCAGGGGGCACCATGGACCTGGAGGCCCGCAATTATGACG GGCTCACCGCCCTGCACGTGGCCGTGAACACAGAGTGCCAAGAAGCGGTGCTGCTCTTGCTGGAGCACGGCGCGGACATCGACGCGGTG GACATTAAGAGCGGCCGCTCCCCACTCATCCACGCTGTGGAAAACAACAGCCTTAGCATGGTGCAGCTGCTGCTGCAG CACGGCGCCAACGTGAACGCGCAGATGTACTCGGGCAGCTCTGCGCTGCACTCGGCGTCCGGCCGAGGGCTCCTCCCGCTCGTGCGCACGCTGGTCCGCAGCGGCGCCGACAGCGGCCTCAAGAACTGTCACAACGACACGCCGCTCATGGTGGCGCGCAGCCGCCGG GTCATCGACATCTTGAGAGGGAAGGCCACACGGCCTgctcctgcatcccagcctgAACCCTCCCCCGACCGGAGTGCCACCACCTCCCCTGAGAGCAGCAGCCGTCTCAGCTCCAATGGTGAGAAaccacctcccagcctccagcccctcaGCACTCTCCTCCCTCAGAACCCAGGAGCAGGGACCCCCAGCCCCCTTCTCCCTGGATCCAACgtctccctgccctcacccctcCTCTCTGGTCTCTTTCCACAGGTCTTCTGTCAGCATCACCGCCTTCCTCGCCCTCCCAGTCTCCCCCCAAGGACCCCCCTGGATTCCCCATGGCTCCCCccaatttcttccttcctccctcatctCCACCAACCTTCCTGCCCTTTGCCGGGGTCCTCAGAGCCCCTGGCCGGCCGgtgcccccctccccagctccaggaGGCAGCTGAGAGGGATGGGGGGGCAGATCTTGGACTCATGAGGAGGGACCTCGCTGCCCTGTGGGGTCAGCCCTCCTGGAAACTGTGA
- the CBLC gene encoding E3 ubiquitin-protein ligase CBL-C: protein MAAAALRGRQWGESRAFGQAVKLLQRLEEQCGDPRLASSPPSLPDLLPRTAQLLREVAHARRAGGGDDSEGPGGAGDFLAVYVANLEAKSKQVAALLPPRGRKTANDELFREGSRFRRQLAKLALIFSHMHAELSALFPRGKYCGHTYQLTKVPAHTFWRAHCGARCVLPWAEFEALLCICHPVEPGSTALALRSTIDLTCSGHVSIFEFDIFTRLFQPWPTLLNNWKLLAVNHPGYMAFLTYDEVRARLQTFRDKPGSYIFRPSCTRLGQWAIGYVSSDGSILQTIPLNKPLFQALLEGQQEGFYLYPDGKNHNPDLTALCQTEPHQRIHVSEEQLQLYWAMDSTFELCKICAERNKDVKIEPCGHLLCSCCLAAWQHSDSHTCPFCRCEIKGQGTVSIHQFQASTTAEVSEDSTDEEEELEQVDPSAPPLPPRLYLPPESPRSKRQLKVVPLALPRLAAPFTLPRFWTEASAPWETTSSPQAREGARENP, encoded by the exons ATGGCTGCGGCGGCCCTGCGGGGACGGCAGTGGGGAGAATCCCGCGCGTTCGGCCAGGCGGTGAAGCTGCTGCAGCGCCTGGAAGAACAATGCGGAGACCCCCGGctcgcctcgagtcccccctcgCTGCCGGACCTGCTGCCCCGCACCGCGCAGCTGCTGCGGGAGGTGGCGCACgcccggcgggcgggcggcggagACGACTCCGAGGGTCCCGGTGGTGCGGGGGACTTTCTCGCCGTCTATGTCGCTAACCTGGAGGCCAAGAGCAAGCAGGTGGCGGCACTGCTGCCACCCCGGGGCCGAAAGACTGCCAACGACGAGCTCTTCCGGGAGGGCTCCAGATTCAG GCGACAGCTGGCCAAGCTGGCCCTCATCTTCAGCCACATGCACGCGGAGCTGAGCGCGCTCTTCCCCAGGGGCAAATACTGTGGACACACATACCAGCTCACCAAGGTCCCGGCCCACACTTTCTGGAGAGCGCACTGCGGAGCCCG GTGTGTGCTGCCCTGGGCTGAGTTTGAGGCGCTCTTGTGCATCTGCCACCCCGTGGAGCCAGGCTCCACGGCCCTGGCCTTGCGCTCCACCATCGACCTCACCTGCAGCGGCCACGTGTCCATCTTCGAGTTTGACATCTTCACGAGGCTCTTCCAG CCCTGGCCAACACTCCTCAACAACTGGAAGCTCCTGGCAGTCAACCACCCGGGCTACATGGCCTTCCTCACTTACGATGAGGTCCGAGCGCGTCTGCAGACCTTCAGAGACAAGCCAGGCAG CTACATCTTCCGGCCCAGCTGCACTCGCCTGGGGCAGTGGGCCATTGGATACGTGAGCTCAGACGGCAGCATCCTGCAGACCATCCCTCTCAACAAACCCCTGTTCCAGGCGCTCCTGGAAGGACAACAGGAAGGCTT ctaccTCTACCCAGATGGGAAGAACCACAACCCGGACCTGACCGCACTCTGCCAGACGGAACCCCATCAGCGCATCCACGTGTCAGAG GAGCAGCTGCAGCTCTATTGGGCCATGGACTCCACGTTTGAGCTCTGCAAGATCTGCGCTGAGAGAAACAAGGATGTGAAGATCGAGCCGTGCGGGCACCTGCTCTGCAGCTGCTGCCTGGCTGCCTGGCAG cacTCAGACAGCCACACCTGCCCCTTCTGCCGCTGCGAGATCAAGGGCCAAGGGACTGTGAGTATCCATCAGTTCCAAGCTAGCACCACTGCTGAGGTCTCAGAGGACAGCACTGATGAGGAAGAGGAGCTGGAGCAG GTGGACCCCTCAGCTCCTCCCTTGCCCCCTCGGCTGTATCTGCCCCCTGAGAGTCCCAGGAGCAAACGCCAGCTGAAGGTG GTACCTCTGGCCCTCCCCAGACTTGCAGCCCCTTTTACCTTGCCAAGATTTTGGACTGAGGCCTCAGCCCCGTGGGAAaccacctccagcccccaggcCCGGGAGGGAGCCAGAGA AAACCCCTAA